A genomic segment from Nicotiana sylvestris chromosome 1, ASM39365v2, whole genome shotgun sequence encodes:
- the LOC104232613 gene encoding transcriptional regulator SUPERMAN-like, whose product MEKTSSFSSKYFKNQTIKELNKNNNNNKVKDSWDNSYEGVDGDLIGGFLWPPRSYTCSFCKREFRSAQALGGHMNVHRRDRARLRLQSSPPKDNSTIHYSRLNLNLEPNPNPSFVSSPPSSPSRKFPHFVSTLPPLLSPSFSSSTSGGPEMRKWGKDGVPLNHLSQLRNGDVTKMGSAKCEKVGSFLQGKECCEVVKRSEFLRLDLGIGLLSESKEDLDLELRLGYT is encoded by the coding sequence ATGGAAAAAACTAGCAGTTTCAGCAGTAAGTATTTCAAAAACCAAACTATCAAAGAGTTGAAtaaaaacaataacaacaacaaggtTAAAGATTCATGGGATAATTCATATGAAGGTGTTGATGGAGATTTAATAGGAGGATTTTTATGGCCACCAAGATCTTACACATGTAGCTTTTGCAAAAGGGAATTTAGATCTGCTCAAGCTCTAGGTGGTCATATGAATGTTCATAGAAGAGATAGAGCTAGACTTAGACTACAGTCATCACCTCCAAAAGATAATAGTACTATTCACTATTCTCGTCTAAACCTCAATCTTGAACCTAACCCTAACCCTAGTTTTGTTTCATCCCCACCATCTTCACCTTCAAGAAAATTTCCTCATTTTGTTTCTACACTACCTCCATTATTatctccttctttttcttcttctacttctGGTGGCCCTGAAATGAGAAAATGGGGAAAAGATGGTGTCCCATTAAATCACTTGAGCCAGCTAAGAAATGGAGATGTGACAAAAATGGGAAGTGCCAAATGTGAAAAAGTTGGTTCTTTCTTGCAAGGAAAAGAATGTTGTGAAGTGGTGAAGAGGTCTGAGTTTTTGAGATTGGACTTGGGAATTGGATTGCTTAGTGAATCGAAagaggatttggatttggaactTCGATTGGGATACACTTAG